From the genome of Monomorium pharaonis isolate MP-MQ-018 chromosome 1, ASM1337386v2, whole genome shotgun sequence:
ttaataattttgtacattaattCGTAGTAATTGACACATTATTTAATCAGAGATGCTGTAAAAATTCCCGTGTTCGCCAATGGTAACATACAATGTATGCAAGACTTAGAGCGATGCATCGAGGAAATTCAAGTGCAGGGTGTGATGTCTGCGGAAGGAAATCTTTATAATCCATACCTATTTGAATCTCGTTATCCTGCCTGTTGGGAACCCGCTCTGGAATATTTGGAACTTGTAGAGCAATATCCGGTACCAGCTTCGTACATCCGCGGTCACTTGTTTAAACTCTTCCATCATGTGTATGTATTGATTTTTTGATCAcggaaaattgtaaataataaagcatAATTCCCAAACGTACATACGGCATGCTTTTAATTAGAGAGTAGATTTTGTTTAGcagaaaataaagaagaaagagaaagtctGGCCACTAATTCTACTATGGAagcttttaaaaatgtcacatATGCCTTGAGGGATCGCTATCTACCGTATCACGAAGGACATTTGGTTTGGCAGACGGAAAAGACAGGTgatttcattataatatatagaccTACAGAATATTCACATTCTTTAGATTCATATTAAATACCTTTcgatatttttagattataatttagaattacCGCCGTGGTTGTGTCAACCTTACGTACGAGGAGCACCACAAGAATACACACAAAAATTACAGGTAAactagttaaatatttttattaattaattgcacatacattgttttctttctattgcattagaattgaaaaaaatgttctctgaaaataacgataaaaatttctaGGAAAGTGCACCTCGGAAACGTGAATACAGAGATGAAGAAGGAAACGAAATATCACGAAAACGTTCGAAAAAGCTCAAGCGAATAGCGCGTAGACCGAATAAAGCAACCTCGATTCCCAAGAGAAGCTCAGATCGATGTCGTGCCTGTCCAAATCCTCTGGTTAGTTGAAATATGAAAACTTTATTATcttgttttttgaaaaatattctgaaaaacaaaaaatcgcTGTTTGTAATAATGGAACATTTTGGAAAGTTTCAAtgcgttattttaaattatagggTTTTAAATGTGAATACAAATTATGTCGACAATGCTGTAGGAACAAGTGTTACATAGAAAATTTAGACTGTGCTGGTCACAGAAATCTAACCAAAACTAGAAGACAGATGGCGAAAGAATTCGAGGCAAAGCGTAaggaatttgaaaatataacatGACGCtctgtattataatattttaaataaaaattaatgtataaatgtacatatattttaatattttgcttctggactgaattttattatcatttttcatgAGAATATCTGatgttacatttttgtttatcaaGTTATAATAACACTAGATAATACAAGTCCAGTATTGACATATATACAGTCTACTTTATACAATATCGTATTTTGAAAAGCTAATGAGGCAATGTAAAACTCTCAGAGATCTacaatttatatgatattgtaataatttgtacTCTATCATTGACATGTtcaacaaacaaaattttcacaatttttactaCTTTTACACAGAGGAAGTTGCTGTAGCAATAGGTGTTGTAGTTAAAATagtcaataaattattcttcttTGTCGATTCGCTGTGAGAAGATTCAACTTGATCTCCCTGTTTGTCCATGGTGGCCCAATACTTTTTACTTGAGAATATCAGCATCATCAACAAAGGTAGGTGAAGTAATGAAAATCGAAATAATTTCCTAGAATTAGCACTATCTGAGTGCTTATTAAATTTCCAAGCTAAAATTGGAAacatatattcaatttaatatgga
Proteins encoded in this window:
- the LOC105838855 gene encoding tRNA-dihydrouridine(16/17) synthase [NAD(P)(+)]-like isoform X2 — its product is MSETTESPDKENAASKKRKTNVWEDLGSPRYIIAPMVDASELAWRLLSRRHGAQLCYTPMLHSSVFCRDPKYRREALVSTSEDRPLIVQFCGNDPDILLEAARLAEPYCDAIDINIGCPQAIAKRGHYGAFLQDDWDLLKKILSNLKNGLRIPVTCKLRVFPEIKRTIEYACMLEHAGASLLTVHGRTREQKGPLTGLASWKHIKAVRDAVKIPVFANGNIQCMQDLERCIEEIQVQGVMSAEGNLYNPYLFESRYPACWEPALEYLELVEQYPVPASYIRGHLFKLFHHVFCLAENKEERESLATNSTMEAFKNVTYALRDRYLPYHEGHLVWQTEKTDYNLELPPWLCQPYVRGAPQEYTQKLQESAPRKREYRDEEGNEISRKRSKKLKRIARRPNKATSIPKRSSDRCRACPNPLGFKCEYKLCRQCCRNKCYIENLDCAGHRNLTKTRRQMAKEFEAKRKEFENIT
- the LOC105838855 gene encoding tRNA-dihydrouridine(16/17) synthase [NAD(P)(+)]-like isoform X1, with amino-acid sequence MRPSYTQIMSETTESPDKENAASKKRKTNVWEDLGSPRYIIAPMVDASELAWRLLSRRHGAQLCYTPMLHSSVFCRDPKYRREALVSTSEDRPLIVQFCGNDPDILLEAARLAEPYCDAIDINIGCPQAIAKRGHYGAFLQDDWDLLKKILSNLKNGLRIPVTCKLRVFPEIKRTIEYACMLEHAGASLLTVHGRTREQKGPLTGLASWKHIKAVRDAVKIPVFANGNIQCMQDLERCIEEIQVQGVMSAEGNLYNPYLFESRYPACWEPALEYLELVEQYPVPASYIRGHLFKLFHHVFCLAENKEERESLATNSTMEAFKNVTYALRDRYLPYHEGHLVWQTEKTDYNLELPPWLCQPYVRGAPQEYTQKLQESAPRKREYRDEEGNEISRKRSKKLKRIARRPNKATSIPKRSSDRCRACPNPLGFKCEYKLCRQCCRNKCYIENLDCAGHRNLTKTRRQMAKEFEAKRKEFENIT